Part of the Phycisphaeraceae bacterium genome, ACTGTCTATAGAGTCTAACCCACGCAAGACACTGCCCGTTCGTGTCACTGAGAAGCGTTTCTACATCTGTGGCTGCCGTATTGAAGCCGCACGGGTCGCCTCTGTAGTAGCCCAAGGTGTGTCCGGAGGCGCTGGTCACGCTGCGATTCTGGAAGGGCAGCCAGATCGTGGCCAGGGCTTCACCCACGGTCGATGAGCCGTCCCCGGCTTCGCAACTAATCCGGTAGACACTATGGAAGTTCGAGACATCGCCCGGGTCGGCGAGCGTCGTGAAGAGTTCGTGGCTCGTCGAACCCATGCTGTACCACACACGCTGGCCGTCGAACGAGATCTTCCAAGTCAGCGGGTAGTTCCCGTGGTACGCGATCGTGTTCTCGAGCGGCTCGGGGGCGGTGATCGGTGTGCTGTTGTCCGTTCTGCCAATGGTGAACTCCTGGCCCCCCGGGCCGATGGCCTTGTAGTAGATCGTCGCTGGCGGGTCGGAGCGGTGGTCCATGGTCAGGACGGGGACGAACTCGTCGATCGTCACGGTGGCGGCGCGGGTGTAGGCGACCGGGTATCGCCGGTCGGCGCCCTGCGGCGGTGGTGTGATCTCGCCGTCGTTGTCATCGTCCTTCCAGTGGGGGGCGGCGTACTCGAAGGAGGCGACGCCCGGGCGGGGATCCGACTTGATGAGATGATTGCCGCCGCCGAAGGAAACGGAGTGGGGGTTTGCCCAGAAGATGTCGACGGTTGTGCCCGTCTCGAACGAGTTGTTCTCGCCGCAGGTACGTTTCGCGCGGAGCTCGTATTGGCCCGGGCTGCCCGGGGCAATGGTGAAGATCGTGGAGTTCGGCAGGGTCGGTTGAGTGGGAACCACGCCGTTCTCGACCAGATACCAGTCGACAGCGACGAACTGCCCGATCGTCAACTCTGCGCGGAGATGGATGTAGCCCACTCCGACGCGGGGGATCTGCGGGATGGAGTGGGGCGGATCGGCTGGTTCGAATGGGTACGCCACCGTGATATAGAAGCCGCATTCCGGAGGGGGCGGGTTGCCGCCTCCGTTGCCTCCCCCGGGCGGGTTACCGATGCTCCCTGGCCCGCCGTCGCCTGGTCCGCCCCCGCCGCCGCCGATACCCCCGGGTCCGCCGCCGCCCTCTGGGGGTTCAGGGTCGTCGGGGCCACCACCTGGGCCGGGAATGCCGATGCATTCCCCGGGGAGGTCGCAGCAGCCACCGAAGGCAATCGGAAAAGCGCAGCAGTTGTTGACTGAAGGGCACCCGCGAGGTGAGGCGGCGACGGTGAGCAGTTCGAGGAGGCGTGTCAGATCTCGCTCGTCGACCATGCCGTCGCCGGTCAGGTCGGCGCGGGCGTACGCCGCATCGTCCGGTGTGAGGGGCGGCGCGCTGAGGAAGTGCACCATCTGCAGCAGGTCTTGCGTGTCGATGAATCCGTCGGCGTTCAGGTCGCCCGTGCGTGGGGGGATGGCGCCGGGCCGGTAGACGATGCGCTTGAGGTTGCCGGGGCTGGCGTTCGGGCTGGGTTCCGCGCGGGCCGGGCTGAGCGGCGCGAGCGCCGTCGAGACGACCATGGTGAGGAAGGCTGCGGAAAGAACGCTTGTCTGTTGGCCCATCTGGAATCTCCCGGTGACGCGTCGCGCGTCTGGCCTTGAGAAGATGTCGGATTCCTCGTGCGTTGTCAATACCTTTCTGGTGGGTTCCGAACTTTTCTCGACGCGGTACGTGGCTCCGAGGGGGCGCTGTCTCAAATCTGTGCTTTTGGACGCCGATCTGTCTCAAATCTGATACATTCCGGTCTCGGTTTGTTCGGGGGCGCGACGGGCGGCGCGGAATCGCGCGTCCCGGTTTCCCAAGGGAAGCGGGAACGGAAGAAGACCAGGAGAACGAATCATGCGGTTGACCCGAGTTCTGACAGCGCGTGCGGTGATCCAGGCGGCCATTCTGGGGACGGTTGCGCTCGGCGCGCTGCCGCTGGCCGGGTGCAGCGTAAACCTGTCGAGCAATCTGGAGACCGAGACGCGTTCGGTGTCGGTCGAGCACCGGTCTGGGCCGATCGATGTCGCGACCGAGAACGGCGCGGTGGTCGTCAAGGCGCGCCCGGGCCTGTCCGAGGTGATGATCAACGCCGAGGTGCGTGCGCGCACGCAGGAGCGTCTGGCGCAGACGATGGTCATCGCGGAGCGCACCGGCGAGGGCGCGCTGCGCCTGCGCGTGCAGTGGCCCGACGGCAAGCGCGAGGGCAACGAGGGCGTCTCGTTCGACATCGCGCTGCCCGACGCGACGGGCGCGACGATCGTGTCCACCAACGGCAGGATCGAGATCGCCGGGCTCTCGGGCGAGGCGCGCCTGACGACCTCGAACGGTCGCATCATGGCGAACGACCACGACGGGGCCCTTTTCGCGACCACGACGAACGGGCGGATCGAGGCGACCGACATCGCGGGGGAGGCGCGCCTGACATCGAGCAACGGGCGCCTGATCGCCGACCGCATCGCCGGGCCGCTGACGGCGCGGACCAGCAACGGGGCGGTGCAGATCACCCTGCTCCCCGAGAACCCGGGGCCGTTCTCGGTCTCGACGAGCAACGGATCGGTGGTTCTGAAAGGGGGCAAGGGGCTGAAGGCGTCGCTGGACCTGAAGACCAGCAACGGAAAGATCGTGGTGACCCGGGGCGGCGAGACGATGGAGTTCAAGAGCCCCACGCGGGTCGAGATCAACGGCGGCGGCCCCACGAGCGTCATCGGGACGAGCAACGGGCGGATCACCGTCGAGATCGACGCGGGGGGGGACTGACCGGCGAGGGCGACGCTCCGTCGCTCGCGCGAACTGGAGCGTGCACGGATGCGATTCTCTCTCAGATCGACCGATTCCCCGGCTTCTTCCCTGACGCGGCGCGTCGCGGCCTTTGGGCTGGGCGCGTCGCTGCTTCTCGGCGTGGTCGCCGGGTGCGCCTCCACGAAGGACGCGAGCGCCGACGGCGGCGCGCCGGCAGCCCCGGCGACGGGCCAGCAGAGCGCCGGAGGCTCGAGCCCGGGCCGGGGGCGCCCGACGCCGCTGTACACCCGGCGCGAGGTGGTGGACACGCGTCTGCCGGACCGCGCGTTGGTGCTGATCGACGCGTCGGGCCCGGTTTCCGTGGTCGAGGGCGACCTGGAGGCGATGGTGATCCGCGCGCAGATCAGCGCGACCAGCCCCGAGCGGCGCGACGCGGCGAGGGTGTCGGCGCAGGGTGATTCGCAGGGCCGGTTCACGGTGTCGATCGAGTGGCCCGACGGGAAGCGTGCGCCCGAGGCGAGCGCGTTCGAGGTGCAGCTGCCGCGAGGCGCGACGCGCGTGGGGGTGCGCACGACGGGCGGCGCTGTGAAACTCGTGGGGGTGCGGTCCGACGCGGTCGTGCGCACCGAGAACGGCCCGGTGACGATCACCGACCACGCCGGCGCGATCGACGCGCAGACGACGAACGCGGTGTTGAGTTTTGAGAGAGTGCAGGGCGCGATCCGGGGCGTCACGACGAACGGGATGGTGATGGTGCGCGACGCGTCGGGCTCGGTCGATGTCTCGACGAGCAAGGCCGCGATCGATATCCGCATGAACCCGGGGGCGAACGGCCCGATCCGCGCGACGACCGAGCTGGGAGGCGTGTTTCTGCAGGTGGGGCCGGGGTTCCTCGGGACGCTGACCCTGCGCACGACGGATTCGCCCATCGTGGTGAACGCCCAGCCCGGCACGGCGCGCGTCGTGGCGCGCAAAGTCGAGGAGACGATCCTGGCCTTCCCGGTGGAAGGGCCCGAGTCGCTCGTGCAGACCAGCGGCGGGGCGATCGAGGTCCGCGTCACCGACCGGTGATCGCGCTCACGACTCGCGCAGCGCGAGGATGAGCTGGACCTTGCCGACCTGCTCGTCGAGCGAGCGCGCGATGTCGAGGGGGTCGCGCCCGGAATCGGCGAGTTCGTAGACCCTGCGGCTCAGCGGGTCCGCGCTGGCTTCGGCGCTGGCCGGAGTGCGAGCACGCCCGGGAGCGCGAACGACTTCGATGAGCGGGGGCGGCGCGTCCTCGCGGGCGGGGCGCTTCTCGGCGCGTTCGAGCCGCGAGAGGGTCTCGTCGGCGCGCGCGAGAAGGGACTCGAGACGCTCGGCCCGTTCGTCCATCCTGGCGCAGAGCTGGTCGGCGAGTTCTTCG contains:
- a CDS encoding dockerin type I repeat-containing protein; its protein translation is MGQQTSVLSAAFLTMVVSTALAPLSPARAEPSPNASPGNLKRIVYRPGAIPPRTGDLNADGFIDTQDLLQMVHFLSAPPLTPDDAAYARADLTGDGMVDERDLTRLLELLTVAASPRGCPSVNNCCAFPIAFGGCCDLPGECIGIPGPGGGPDDPEPPEGGGGPGGIGGGGGGPGDGGPGSIGNPPGGGNGGGNPPPPECGFYITVAYPFEPADPPHSIPQIPRVGVGYIHLRAELTIGQFVAVDWYLVENGVVPTQPTLPNSTIFTIAPGSPGQYELRAKRTCGENNSFETGTTVDIFWANPHSVSFGGGNHLIKSDPRPGVASFEYAAPHWKDDDNDGEITPPPQGADRRYPVAYTRAATVTIDEFVPVLTMDHRSDPPATIYYKAIGPGGQEFTIGRTDNSTPITAPEPLENTIAYHGNYPLTWKISFDGQRVWYSMGSTSHELFTTLADPGDVSNFHSVYRISCEAGDGSSTVGEALATIWLPFQNRSVTSASGHTLGYYRGDPCGFNTAATDVETLLSDTNGQCLAWVRLYRQCLSVQGISSHAIYEIVPLHLTAALWDHPQCPDVTFQDSGMILADPAFPPAGGSGCGLYPFRTEVPCEGSAWNVHDVVLGPSLPGQDNPTPPGHYTRHFVVQVGAGAWYDPSYGIGPILLANEQIFALAWKHSHLKGFYTFLLNQGDPDVPFAVSRKPAPAALDVRCELWGGE